One Natrinema marinum genomic window carries:
- the rtcA gene encoding RNA 3'-terminal phosphate cyclase, with protein MTRTLDGSSAGGQFFRTALALSVLRNEPVRLENVRGDRPTPGLAHQHLAVLETMTEICDADGSGAELGAETIEFEPGLEGGGTGSGAANARLEGGEYAVDIGTAGSAMLLFDALLPLSAVLESPLSVTATGGTDVAWSPPLDYFRHVKLPLCRRYGLAAACEVDRRGFYPAGGGRATLRLEPSSLEPIDILERGPLEGVRLYSTESESLADRDVAHRQAEGALERLVLGADEVLERRVTTAESPSPGSALVLRVDHGTAVAGFSALGERGKPAERVGEDAADAANRFLEGVAPVDRHMADQLLVFLAVAGGRVRVPAVTDHLEAGCELLAEFGVDVGLEREEAAVISVASPLDEGR; from the coding sequence ATGACCAGAACGCTCGACGGCTCGAGCGCCGGCGGCCAGTTCTTCCGCACCGCGCTCGCGCTGTCAGTCCTCCGGAACGAGCCGGTCCGGCTCGAGAACGTCCGCGGCGACCGGCCGACGCCCGGCCTGGCCCATCAACATCTGGCGGTCCTCGAGACGATGACCGAGATCTGCGACGCCGACGGTTCGGGGGCCGAACTCGGCGCGGAGACGATCGAATTCGAGCCGGGGCTCGAGGGCGGCGGCACCGGTTCAGGTGCAGCGAATGCGAGGCTCGAGGGCGGCGAGTACGCCGTCGACATCGGGACCGCCGGCAGCGCCATGTTACTGTTCGACGCCCTCCTGCCGCTGTCGGCGGTCCTCGAGTCGCCGCTGTCGGTGACGGCCACCGGCGGGACGGACGTGGCGTGGTCGCCGCCGCTGGACTATTTTCGACACGTGAAACTGCCGCTCTGTCGCCGCTACGGCCTCGCGGCCGCCTGCGAGGTCGACCGCCGCGGCTTCTACCCCGCCGGCGGGGGACGGGCGACGCTTCGACTCGAGCCCTCGAGCCTCGAGCCGATCGATATTCTCGAGCGCGGCCCGCTCGAGGGCGTCCGGCTCTACTCGACGGAATCGGAGTCGCTGGCGGACCGCGACGTGGCCCACCGGCAGGCAGAAGGCGCGCTCGAGCGGCTGGTTCTCGGAGCCGACGAGGTGCTCGAGCGCCGCGTGACGACCGCCGAGAGCCCGTCGCCGGGCTCCGCGCTGGTACTTCGCGTCGATCACGGGACCGCCGTTGCGGGATTTTCCGCCCTGGGCGAGCGCGGGAAGCCCGCCGAGCGCGTCGGCGAGGACGCCGCCGACGCGGCGAATCGCTTTCTCGAGGGCGTGGCGCCCGTCGACCGGCACATGGCGGATCAGTTGCTCGTCTTCCTTGCCGTTGCTGGTGGCCGAGTTCGGGTGCCGGCCGTGACCGACCACCTCGAGGCCGGATGCGAGTTGCTCGCGGAGTTCGGGGTGGATGTGGGACTCGAGCGGGAGGAGGCGGCGGTGATCTCGGTCGCGTCGCCGCTGGACGAGGGCCGTTAG